The following coding sequences lie in one Saimiri boliviensis isolate mSaiBol1 chromosome 6, mSaiBol1.pri, whole genome shotgun sequence genomic window:
- the SPTY2D1 gene encoding protein SPT2 homolog, with translation MDFREILLIASKGQGVNNVPKRYSLAVGPPKKDPKVKGVQSAAVQAFLKRKEEELRQKALEEKRRKEELVKKRIELKHDKKARAMAKRTKDNFHGYNGIPIEEKSKKRQATESHTSQGTDREYEMEEEDELLEYNHAESEQEYEEEQEPPKVESKPKVPLKSAPPPMNFTDLLRLAEKKQFEPVEIKVVKKSEERPMTAEELREREFLERKRRRKKLETDAKLPPTVSKKTPSQKESVGTKLSKGSGDRHPSSKGMPLPHAEKKSRPSMANEKHLALSSSKSMPGERIKAGSGKSSQPLLREGHDRPVFNGAGKPHSSICSPSIPKTSASRTQKSAMEHKAKKSPSQPSHSRPGPMVTPHNKAKSPGVKQPGSSSSLAPGQPSTGVARPTVSSGPVPRRQNGSSSSGPERSISGSKKPTNGSHPSGRTVTGTCGPGQPASNSSGPGRPISGSGSSARPLGSSRGPGRPMNSPHELRRPVSGSGPPGRSVSGLGRSISSSIPVGRTVNSSVPGRPVSSLGPGRAVSSSGPTIKPKCTVVSETISSKNIISRSSNGQMNGMKPPLSGYRSAQGPQRLPFPTGYKRQRDYEEEDDDDDEYDSEMEDFIEDEGEPQEEISKHIREIFGYDRKKYKDESDYALRYMESSWKEQQKEEAKSLRLGMQEDLEEMRREEEEMQRRRAKKLKRR, from the exons aaaaggtaTAGTTTGGCAGTGGGGCCTCCAAAAAAAGACCCAAAAGTTAAAGGTGTCCAATCAGCAGCTGTACaagcttttcttaaaagaaaagaagaggaactCAGACAAAAAG CCttagaggagaagaggagaaaagaagaactAGTGAAAAAGCGAATTGAGCTCAAACATGACAAGAAAGCAAGAGCTATGGCCAAGAGGACAAAGGATAATTTCCATGGTTACAATGGGATCCCTATTGAGGAAAAGTCAAAGAAGAGGCAGGCAACGGAAAGCCATACCAGCCAAGGAACCGACCGAGAGTATGAAATGGAAGAAGAGGATGAACTCCTTGAATACAATCATGCAGAGTCAGAGCAGGAGTATGAGGAAGAGCAGGAACCTCCCAAGGTTGAAAGCAAACCAAAGGTCCCCCTTAAAAGTGCCCCACCACCCATGAACTTCACTGATTTACTCAGACTGGCTGAGAAAAAGCAGTTTGAACCAGTGGAAATCAAGGTAGTGAAGAAATCGGAAGAGCGACCTATGACTGCAGAAGAACTTAGGGAGCGAGAATTCCTTGAACGAAAGCGTAGGAGAAAAAAACTTGAGACAGATGCTAAACTACCTCCAACTGTGTCCAAAAAGACACCCTCTCAGAAAGAAAGTGTGGGCACAAAACTTAGCAAAGGTTCTGGAGACAGGCATCCTTCTTCCAAAGGAATGCCCCTTCCTCATGCTGAGAAGAAATCAAGACCCAGCATGGCCAATGAGAAGCACTTAGCTTTGTCTTCATCCAAATCCATGCCAGGAGAGAGGATCAAGGCAGGATCTGGCAAAAGCTCCCAACCCTTACTTCGTGAGGGTCATGACAGACCTGTTTTCAATGGAGCTGGAAAGCCTCATTCCAGCATCTGTTCACCAAGTATCCCAAAGACTTCTGCTAGCAGGACTCAGAAATCTGCTATGGAGCACAAAGCCAAAAAATCTCCATCCCAACCTAGCCATTCCAGGCCTGGGCCCATGGTCACCCCACACAATAAGGCTAAGAGTCCAGGTGTCAAGCAGCCAGGCAGCAGCTCTAGCTTAGCCCCTGGGCAGCCCAGCACAGGAGTTGCTCGGCCCACAGTTAGTTCTGGCCCTGTGCCCAGGCGCCAGAATGGCAGCTCCAGCTCAGGACCTGAGCGATCAATCAGTGGGTCCAAGAAGCCAACCAATGGCTCACATCCCTCTGGGCGGACAGTCACTGGTACATGTGGTCCTGGACAACCTGCAAGCAACTCAAGTGGCCCTGGGCGACCTATCAGTGGTTCAGGTAGTTCTGCAAGACCGTTGGGCAGCTCTCGTGGCCCTGGGCGGCCTATGAACAGTCCACATGAACTTCGACGACCAGTGAGTGGCTCAGGCCCCCCTGGGCGGTCAGTCAGTGGCCTGGGGAGATCCATAAGTAGCTCAATTCCAGTAGGACGGACTGTCAATAGTTCAGTCCCAGGAAGACCAGTGAGTAGCTTGGGACCTGGGCGAGCAGTTAGTAGCTCAGGTCCCACCATAAAGCCTAAGTGTACTGTTGTCTCAGAAACAATTTCTTCCAAGAATATCATTAGCCGGTCCAGcaatggacagatgaatggaatGAAGCCTCCCCTGTCTGGCTACAGATCTGCCCAAG GTCCTCAAAGGCTTCCATTCCCTACTGGTTACAAAAGGCAGCGAGACTATGAAGAGGAAGATGACGACGATGACGAATATGACTCTGAAATGGAAGATTTTATCGAAGATGAAGGAGAGCCTCAGGAAGAAATATCCAAGCACATTAGAGAAATCTTTGGTTATGACCGAAAAAA ATACAAAGATGAAAGTGATTATGCCTTACGTTACATGGAAAGTAGTTGGAAAGAGCAGCAGAAGGAAGAAGCAAAGag CTTAAGACTAGGTATGCAAGAGGACTTAGAGGAAATGAGacgggaagaagaagaaatgcaaCGTCGAAGGGCCAAGAAGCTGAAGAGGCGTTAG